A genome region from Anolis carolinensis isolate JA03-04 chromosome 6, rAnoCar3.1.pri, whole genome shotgun sequence includes the following:
- the gpatch8 gene encoding G patch domain-containing protein 8 isoform X2, with translation MGMGRMEMELDYAEDATERRRVLEVEKEDTEELRQKYKDYVDKEKAIAKALEDLRANFYCELCDKQYQKHQEFDNHINSYDHAHKQRLKDLKQREFARNVSSRSRKDERKQEKALRRLHELAEQRRQPECAPGSGPMFRTTTVAVDEEGEDDMDSAAPSTCSSFSPASGQVTGVTVDKGITYTSGQSSNNTAPGQVLVQMPQAVSLGINPLKIGVSFSFAKKAPVKLESIASVFKDHVDESSSPDDEVKADERTHTDILGKIGEVEGTNSPDSKGDEEEQQHDKDGTTLNTTLSKLKKMKRDDGPVALEPEYYHYIPPAHCKVKPNFQFLLFMKATDQVEAEAASKKLTCERKQSNSPKPKMAKNGEKAMVAECVVHQKEQSPARKSSKTEDKDPSEDIGKQEAKQLKESDPMEVEDAKESPQPPATSKETTDGPKHLTGPFFPVLSKDESTTLQWPSELLIFTKAEPSVSYSCNPLYFDFKLSRNKDTKAKGAEKQKPATSISKEKTQSTEEGNASKSKEADLLAGRSATLLESKSLPGCSKQESNPLSTGKVEGPEDGSKGNVISRKVGKSHKHKKKKKHKKSTKHKRRRKGEVEEKSREGDLPEDKSKKRKKHKHKKSKPSFPTDAERPQGTEDAGCSKKRKCFTQDSQRKSISTEEGNSSSKKEDGGTSSQDHSKKNKGDQQQASSASKRRSSTLASVHPSHRGRQSSGGYESDEDSCHKRFRQKSASQYSDDYDSGSDCSRSRSRSGHRHSSRRSSQRSYSTSSYASSDNSRYSRRRSYSEDSYSDYSDRSRSRTKRSHDSEDDSDYASSKRRSKRRKYSSSEDDYSLSRSRSRTRSRSRTHARGRSRTRSRGRTRSSSCSHSRSKRRSRSRTGHSWKRSRSYSRERSRSTRSLSQRSLSRKGSRGHESPSERRSVRRDFIRSKIYRSQSPHYFRGRQGEGSVRKEETRREEVTGTSSHPQNSGSSSLGSSCNPEEKNSATAKLLLEKIQSRKVEKKPSSNEDSLAAPHKVGIKLKDPPQGYFGPKLPPSLGNKPVLPLIGKLPTVRKPNTKPCEEAGLEKVEDLEISEVEEATPVTGETVLASQPQEEETPETETPGNLPIDQKTEEVAIEVASVPLEPPALPECYGSGDVVVAHSFLPDPNEGETLEPLDSGNPPVSIENRMVPLGPDVEHFPSYIPQSGEPSISGEPEGSEDSSLAPLESQPITFTPEEMEKYSKLQQAAQQHIQQQLLAKQVKAFPASAALAPATAPALQPIHIQQPTAAAATSITTVQHAILQHHAAAAAAAIGIHPHPHPQPLAQVHHIPQPHLTPISLSHLTHSIIPGHPATFLASHPIHIIPASAIHPGPFTFHPVPHAALYPTLLAPRPATAAATALHLHPLLHPIFSGQDLQHPPSHGT, from the exons AGATTGAAGGACCTCAAGCAAAGAGAATTTGCTCGAAATGTTTCATCAAGGTCTCGAAAAGATGAGAGAAAGCAGGAAAAAGCCCTGCGACGTTTGCATGAGCTGGCTGAACAGAGGAGGCAACCTGAATG TGCTCCCGGAAGCGGGCCTATGTTTAGAACTACTACTGTTGCTGTTGATGAAGAAGGAGAAGATGACATGGACTCAGCAGCTCCCAGTACATGTTCTTCCTTCTCACCAGCTTCTGGGCAAGTTACTGGTGTGACCGTTGACAAGGGCATTACTTACACCAGTGGGCAATCCAGCAACAACACTGCCCCTGGCCAGGTTCTTGTACAGATGCCACAGGCTGTCAGTTTGGGGATTAACCCTCTTAAAATAGGTGTGTCTTTCTCCTTCGCCAAAAAGGCCCCTGTGAAACTTGAATCAATTGCCTCTGTCTTCAAAGACCACGTGGACGAATCCAGTTCTCCTGATGATGAAGTTAAAGCGGATGAAAGAACTCATACAGATATTTTAGGGAAAATTGGAGAGGTAGAGGGGACAAACAGCCCTGACAGTAAAGGAGATGAAGAGGAGCAACAGCATGACAAAGATGGGACAACTCTAAACACCACACTGTCCAAACTGAAGAAGATGAAACGAGACGATGGGCCAGTGGCACTAGAACCAGAGTATTATCACTACATCCCACCAGCTCACTGCAAAGTGAAGCCCAACTTCCAGTTTCTTTTGTTCATGAAGGCTACGGATCAAGTAGAAGCAGAGGCTGCAAGTAAGAAATTGAcatgtgaaaggaaacagagcaattCCCCCAAACCTAAAATGGCAAAAAATGGTGAGAAAGCAATGGTAGCAGAGTGTGTCGTCCATCAGAAGGAGCAGAGTCCTGCCAGGAAAAGCAGTAAAACAGAAGATAAAGACCCTTCAGAAGATATAGGCAAGCAGGAAGCAAAACAGCTCAAGGAAAGTGACCCTATGGAGGTGGAGGATGCTAAAGAGAGCCCCCAGCCTCCAGCAACTAGTAAAGAAACCACAGATGGACCTAAGCATTTAACAGGGCCCTTTTTCCCAGTACTGAGTAAAGATGAGAGCACCACCCTCCAGTGGCCTTCAGAACTGCTGATCTTTACTAAAGCAGAGCCTTCGGTATCGTACAGCTGCAATCCTTTGTATTTTGACTTTAAGCTGTCTCGTAACAAAGACACCAAAGCAAAGGGGGCGGAAAAACAGAAACCAGCAACAAGTATTTCTAAGGAGAAAACACAGTCTACAGAAGAGGGTAATGCAAGCAAGAGCAAAGAGGCAGATCTTCTAGCTGGCAGATCTGCTACTTTGTTAGAGAGCAAGTCCCTGCCAGGGTGCAGTAAGCAGGAGTCCAACCCTTTGAGCACTGGCAAGGTAGAAGGGCCAGAAGATGGCAGCAAAGGCAATGTCATCAGTCGCAAAGTGGGGAAGTCCCACAaacacaagaagaagaagaagcacaaGAAGTCCACTAAGCACAAACGTCGACGTAAAGGTGAGGTAGAGGAGAAGAGCAGAGAAGGAGACCTGCCAGAAGATAAATCCAAGAAACGGaagaaacacaaacacaaaaagaGCAAGCCTTCTTTTCCCACGGACGCTGAGCGACCACAAGGGACCGAAGATGCTGGCTGCTCCAAAAAAAGAAAGTGCTTCACTCAAGATTCTCAACGGAAGTCTATTTCTACTGAAGAAGGCAATAGTAGTAGCAAGAAAGAGGATGGTGGCACCTCGTCTCAAGATCACAGCAAAAAAAACAAGGGGGACCAGCAACAGGCATCATCAGCTAGCAAGAGGCGGTCTTCCACCTTGGCTTCAGTTCACCCCAGCCATAGAGGCCGACAGAGCAGTGGTGGCTATGAAAGTGATGAGGACTCCTGTCACAAGCGTTTTAGGCAGAAGTCAGCATCACAGTACAGTGACGATTATGACTCTGGCAGTGACTGTTCCCGAAGCCGCTCAAGGTCAGGACATCGACATTCCTCTCGCAGATCATCTCAGAGGTCATACTCAACAAGCTCATATGCCTCCTCTGACAATAGCCGATACAGCCGACGGCGGAGCTACTCAGAAGACAGCTACAGTGACTACAGTGATAGATCACGGAGTCGTACCAAGCGCTCTCATGACTCAGAGGATGATTCAGACTATGCAAGCTCCAAACGCAGATCAAAACGGCGCAAGTACTCCTCCTCAGAAGACGACTACAGTCTGAGTAGAAGCAGGTCCCGGACCCGGAGCCGTAGTCGAACCCATGCCAGGGGGAGATCTAGAACAAGAAGCCGGGGCAGGACGCGCAGCAGCAGCTGCAGTCACAGCCGGAGTAAGCGGAGGAGTCGAAGCCGAACCGGACACAGTTGGAAGCGGAGCAGAAGCTACAGCCGGGAGCGCAGCAGGAGCACAAGAAGTCTTTCACAGAGGTCCCTTTCAAGGAAGGGATCCCGTGGCCACGAAAGCCCTAGTGAAAGAAGATCTGTGCGACGAGACTTCATCCGGTCCAAGATCTACCGTTCACAGTCCCCTCACTATTTCAGAGGCAGACAAGGTGAAGGATCTgtgagaaaggaagaaacaagaaGAGAGGAAGTGACAGGAACCAGCAGTCACCCCCAGAATAGTGGCAGCTCTAGCTTGGGAAGCAGCTGTAATCCTGAGGAGAAGAACTCGGCCACAGCCAAACTACTTCTGGAAAAAATTCAGTCCAGAAAGGTGGAGAAGAAGCCCAGCAGCAATGAAGATTCCCTTGCAGCTCCACACAAGGTTGGGATAAAGCTGAAGGATCCCCCACAGGGCTATTTTGGCCCAAAGCTCCCTCCTTCTCTTGGCAACAAGCCTGTCCTTCCATTAATTGGAAAACTTCCCACAGTCCGAAAACCAAATACCAAGCCTTGTGAAGAAGCTGGATTAGAAAaagtagaggacctagagatttcagaAGTGGAAGAAGCAACCCCTGTCACTGGGGAGACGGTCCTGGCAAGCCAACCCCAAGAGGAGGAAACTCCAGAAACAGAAACACCAGGCAACCTTCCAATTGATCAAAAAACAGAAGAAGTGGCCATAGAAGTGGCTTCTGTTCCCCTTGAACCACCAGCACTCCCAGAGTGCTATGGATCTGGAGACGTGGTTGTGGCGCACAGCTTCCTCCCTGATCCAAATGAAGGTGAAACTTTAGAGCCTCTGGACAGTGGAAACCCACCTGTCTCCATAGAAAACAGGATGGTGCCTTTGGGGCCAGATGTAGAGCACTTTCCAAGCTACATACCACAGAGTGGGGAGCCTAGCATCAGTGGGGAGCCTGAGGGCAGTGAGGACTCTTCCTTGGCACCCCTGGAGAGCCAACCCATTACCTTTACCCCAGAGGAGATGGAGAAATACAGCAAACTTCAGCAGGCCGCTCAACAACACATTCAGCAGCAGCTCCTTGCCAAGCAGGTCAAGGCCTTTCCTGCCTCTGCTGCCCTGGCTCCGGCCACAGCCCCTGCCCTGCAGCCCATCCATATCCAGCAGCCCACAGCAGCTGCAGCCACCTCCATTACCACCGTTCAACATGCTATCCTGCAGCATCACGCAGCAGCTGCTGCTGCAGCCATTGGAATCCATCCACACCCACACCCCCAGCCTCTTGCTCAAGTCCATCATATCCCCCAGCCTCATTTAACACCCATCTCCTTGTCCCACTTAACCCACTCCATCATCCCAGGGCACCCTGCCACTTTCTTGGCTAGCCACCCCATCCATATCATCCCTGCCTCAGCCATCCACCCAGGCCCCTTCACTTTTCATCCTGTCCCCCATGCTGCCCTCTATCCAACTCTTCTAGCACCCCGGCCAGCAACGGCTGCCGCAACAGCACTGCACCTTCACCCTCTTTTGCACCCCATCTTCTCAGGACAGGATTTACAGCATCCCCCCAGCCATGGCACATga